Below is a genomic region from Pseudomonas extremaustralis.
TCGACTTCGGCGCCATGCTCTTCGGCCTGGCGCAGCTCAACCAATGGCGTGTCGCGGTGCTGGTGGACGAGGCTCACAACCTGGTGGAGCGCGCCCGCTCGATGTACAGCGCCAGCCTCGACCAGTACAGCCTCAAGACCCTGCGCGACAGCGCCCCCGAGCCGCTGAAGAAACCCTTGCAGCGCCTCAACCGTGAATGGAATGCCTTGCACAAGGACCAGATTGCGCCGTATCAGGCCTATGCCGCCCGCCCGGAAAAACTCCTGCAAGCCCTGAGCCTGTGCGCCAGCGCCATGGGCGACTACTTCAATGACCATCCCGAGGCGCTGGCCGGGGAGCTGCAAGCCTTCTACTTTGAAGCGCTGCAATTTGCCAAGGTTGCGGAGCTGTTCAACGAGCACTTCATCTTCGATATCAGCAAGCGCACGTTCAGCGCCAAGCGCAGCAGCTCGACCCTGTGCCTGCGCAATGTAGTGCCCGCCGAATTCATCCGCCCGCGGCTGACAGCGGCGCGCAGCAGCGTGTTGTTTTCCGCCACCCTGAGCCCACGCCATTACTACGCCGACCTGTTGGGACTGCCGACGGACACGGCCTGGATCGATGTGGAATCGCCATTCGAGGCCGAGCAATTGCGTGTGCGTATCGTCGATGAAATCTCGACCCGCTTCGTGCATCGAGAGGCCTCACTGGACCCCATCGTCGAGTTGATCGCCTGCCAGTTCGCGCAACAGCCGGGTAACTACCTGGCGTTTTTCTCAAGCTTCGATTACCTGCAACAGGTGGCGCAACGCCTGGCCGAGCGGCACCCGCAGATCGCGCTGTGGCTGCAGTCGCGGGGCATGGCCGAAGCCGAGCGCCGGGCGTTTCTCGAGCAGTTCACCGAACACAGCCAGGGCATCGGCTTCGCCGTACTCGGCGGCGCGTTCGGGGAAGGCATCGACTTGCCCGGCGCGCGCTTGATCGGCGCGTTCATCGCCACCCTGGGGTTGCCGCAACTGAACCCGGTCAACGAACAGATGAAGCAGCGCATGGGCGCGATTTTCGGCGCCGGTTACGACTACACCTACTTGTACCCAGGAATCCAGAAAGTCGTGCAGGCGGCGGGTCGGGTGATCCGCAGCCAGCAGGACAAAGGCGTGGTGATGTTGATCGACGATCGCTTCGGCGAAGCGCGGGTGCGCCAGCTATTGCCACGCTGGTGGGCGATAGCCAGCGACTGACCGCGTTACGCCGCTTGACTCAAACCACCTCCAGATACGAGCGATGAATCGCCCGCGCCAACTCGCGCACGGTGTCGATGAATTCCGTCAGGCGGCTGTGCAAGCCATCTTCGAGGATTTCGTCGATCCCGGTGTAACGCAGCCGTGCTTCGAACTCTGCGGCCAAGCGCTGCGCGGTGCGGCCATAGCTGCCCGGCAGGTCCGCCAGAATATGGCTCAATTCCTCGATGCAGGCGTGCAATGAACGCGGTACATCGCTGCGCAGCAACAGCAATTCGGATACCGAGCGGGCATTCAACGCATTCGGGTACAGCTCCGTATAGGCCTCGAACGACGACAACGCGCGCAGCAGGGCGCTCCACTGGTAATAACCGCGGGCCGAGAGGTCGCTGACTTCCTCCGATTCCTCGCCAAACATCTCATAGCGCGCATCCAGCAGGCGCAGGGTGTTGTCGGCGCGCTCGACAAAGGTGCCCAGGCGAATGAACCGATAGGCGTCGTTGCGCATGATGGTGCCGGAGGTCGCACCGCGGAACAGGTGCGAACGCTGTTTGACCCAGTCGCAGAAGTGGCTGATGCCGTGCCGCGCCAGGCCGCCGGCAGCGATGCTGCGCATTTCCAGCCAGGTGGCGTTGAGGTTTTCCCACATGTCGGCGGTGATGCGCCCGCGCACCGCATGGGCATTGCCCCGTGCTGCGCGCAGGCAGTTGTAGATGCTGGCGGGGTTTTCTTCGTCGAGGGCGAAGAAATGCAGCATGCGCTCGGCATCCAGTTGCTGGTGGCGTTCCAGGTAACTGTCCAGGGTGCCGCTGCTGAGCAATGACATCGCCAGCTCATCCAGGCCATCGTTGCGCCCGGCCTGGGGCATCAATGACAGCGAATAACTGACTTCCAACATGCGCGCCAGGTTCTCGGCGCGCTCAAGGTAACGGGACATCCAGTACAGGTCTGCGGCGGTTCTACTCAACATACTCAGCCCTCCACCACCCAGGTGTCCTTGGTTCCGCCGCCTTGCGACGAGTTGACGATCAGCGAGCCTTCACGCAGGGCGACCCGTGTGAGGCCGCCGGGCACCAGGCGGGTTTCCTTGCCCGACAGCACAAAGGGCCGCAGGTCGATATGCCGGGGCGCGATGCCGTTTTCGACAAAGGTGGGGCAGGTGGACAGGCTCAGGGTCGGTTGGGCGATGTAGGCATGGGGACGTGCCTTGATGCGTTGGCGGAAGTCCTCGATCTCGGCGGCGGTGGACGCCGGGCCCACCAGCATGCCGTAGCCGCCGGAGCCCTGGGTTTCCTTGACCACCAGTTCCGGCAGGTGGGCCAGCACATGGGACAGTTCATCGGGCTTGCGGCACTGGAAGGTCGGCACGTTTTGCAGGATCGGTTCTTCGTCCAGGTAGAAACGGATCATTTCTGGCACGTAGGGGTAGATCGACTTGTCGTCGGCCACGCCGGTGCCGATGGCATTGGCCAGCACCACATTGCCGGCGCAATAGGCCGCGACCAGGCCGGGCACGCCAAGCATCGAGTCGGGGTTGAACGCCAGCGGGTCGAGGAACGCGTCGTCGATCCGGCGGTAGATCACGTCCACGGCCTTGGGCCCATCGGTGGTGCGCATGAAGACCTTGAGGTCGTGCACGAACAGGTCGGCACCTTCCACCAGTTCCACGCCCATTTCCCGTGCCAGGAACGCATGTTCGAAAAATGCGCTGTTAAAGCGTCCGGGCGTCAGCACCACCACGTTGGGGTTGTCCAGGCGGCTTGAGCTTTTGAGGGTCTTGAGCAGCAGGTTGGGGTAGTGGTCCACCGGCGCGATGCGCTGCTTGGCGAACACTTCGGGGAACAGGCGCATCATCATCTTGCGGTCTTCGAGCATGTAGCTCACGCCGCTGGGAGTGCGCAGGTTGTCTTCGAGCACGTAGTAGGTGCCGTCGCCATCGCGCACCAGGTCGACGCCGGAGATGTGCGAGTAGATGTCGCGGTGCAGGTCCAGGCCGACCATGGCCTGCTGGTAACCCTCGTTGCCCAGCACCTGGTCCGCCGGAATGATCCCGGCCTTGATGATGCGCTGGTCGTGGTAGATGTCGGCGAGGAACATGTTCAGCGCATTGACCCGCTGGATACAGCCGCGTTCGATCACGTTCCATTCGCTGGCGGGGATGCTGCGCGGGATGATGTCGAAGGGGATCAGGCGTTCGGTGTCTTGCTCGTCGCCATAGAGGGTGAAGGTGATCCCGGCGCGGTGGAACAGCAAATCGGCTTCGCGACGACGCTGGGCCAGCAGTTCCGGCGGCGTGTTGGCCAGCCAGCGGGAGAAATCCTGATAGTGCGCACGGCACACGCCATTTGCGTCATTCATTTCGTCAAAGAAAGATCGAGCCATTTCAGTACCTTGTCAGTGCCAAAGGAAGCCTTGGGGGGCACTGCCGCTTTAAACAACGCATTTTTTTATGAGCCCGTGGCTGAGGGTGCCAATGGGCCTGGTCCTTACTTTCTTTTGGGGTCGGCTCTGGGTCGGGGGGTAACGAATGTTCCTGTATTCGGGCAGATGAACGAATAAAGCAATGCCTGTGCCGAAACGCTATTCCGCCCCCACCTAACGCCCTGTAGGCGCGAGCTTGCGCGCGAAAAACCCCAGAACACCTCGCTTATCCGGAATGCCCGCGTCATCGTTGGCGACCTTCGCGAGCAAGCTCGCTCCTACAAGGAAGCTTTATGCCCTGACTTGGTGCGTGACATCCCGCCGACCCAGGTCCAGGAAAACGACTACAGTCCAGACTTCAAGCACCAGCCTTAAACCGATGCCGATATCGATCCCCAAGGCGGGTAAAGGAGACGGTCATGTCAGACGAACCGAAAGAAGAACCGGAAGAAGAACTCAACGATCCGGGCAATGAAGACCCCGGCTCCCTGATGGACGATGCGCAAGTGCCGCTCAGCGAGCCAGATGACGCTGCGGATGGGGGCCATACCGAAGAAAATCAGCATTGATAGGGCATTGGCGCTCCTAGCGCTCCAGTAGCAGCCGCTCCAAGGTCGCGACCGGCAGCGGCCGGCTGAACAGGTAGCCTTGAATCTGGTCGCAGCCGGCCTCTTTCAAGAAGGCCAGTTGTGCCTGGGTTTCCACGCCTTCGGCCACCACCCGCAGGTTCAGGCTATGGGCCAGTTCGATAATGGTGCGGGTGATGGCCGCATCCTGCGGGTTGCTGGTGACTTCGCGGATGAACGCGATGTCGATTTTCAGCGTGTCGATGGGAAACCGCCGCAGGTACGCCAGGCTCGAGTAGCCGGTGCCGAAGTCGTCGATGGAGATCTTCACGCCCATGGCGCGCAGGCGCTGCAAGCTGGCGATGGTGTGTTGGGTGTTTTCCATCAGCGAGCCTTCGGTCAGCTCGACCTCCAGGCAATGGGGCGCTACTCCGAACGTGGCGAGCGCCGAGGCGATATCGGCGATCAGGTCGCCTTCGATCAATTGATGGCCGGACACGTTCACCGACACTTCCACGGCGCCAATCGCCGTGCGTTGCCACGTCGCAATCTGCTGGCAAACGCTATCGATCACCCAGCGTCCCACCGTCACGATCAATCCCAGGCTTTCCAGGATGGGCACGAACACGGCCGGAGACACCGCGCCATAACCGGGCCGATCCCAGCGCAGCAACGCTTCCAGTGCACAAATCCGCCCGCTGGCCAGTTCGACCTTGGGTTGGTAATGCAGGGTGAGCGCCTGCCGTTCCACCGCTTGGCGCAGGGCGTTTTCCAGGTCCTGGCGGGTCAGGTCATGCACATGCATGTGCGCGGTCTCGTTGTTCTGGCCGCGCAGTTGCTGCTCAAGCATCAGGCTATGGTCTTTCAACTGGTCGCCATGGGTCTTGAGCCGCAGCAGATTGCGCACCCGCAACCATAATTCGATGCGCTCCACCGGCTTGCTGATGAATTCCTCGGCGCCGGTCTGCAGGCCATTGATGCGGGCGCTCGACTCGCTCAGGGCCGAGAGCATGATGATCGGAATGCTGGCCGTGGTCTCGTCGCCCTTGAGTTGGCTGGCGACTTCGTAACCGTCCATGCCCGGCATCATGATGTCCAGCAGGATCAGGTCGGGAAGACGTTGGGCAATCAGGTCCAGCGCTTCTTCGCCGCTGCCCGCGCTCATGGTCTGGTAGCCCTCGTGTTGCAGCAGGGTTTCCAGCAGCTTGCGAATCTGCGGTTCGTCATCGACGATCAGGAGCGTTGCGGGTTGGCTGGCCATGGAGAGGACTCATGTGAGAGGTGTGATGTTGTTTTGCAGCAGTGTGTCGATCACCTGGTACAGCTCTTTGTAGCGCAACGGCTTGATGATGTAGGCATCGCAACCGGCCAGCCGGGTCTTTTCGCGGTCTTCCTTCATGGCCATGGCGGTCAGGGCGATCACCGGGATATGGGCGGTGAGCGGGTCGTGCTTGAGCAGCGCGGTGGCGGCCAGGCCGTCCATGCCCGGCAACTGGATATCCATCAGGATCAGCGCCGGTTGCCGTTCACGAGCCAGGGTCAGGCCGATCTCGGCATCGGCGGCCCACAACACCGTGTGCCCGGCGTTGACCAGCAACAGCCGCGCCAGGCGCATATTGGCCTCGTTGTCTTCGACGATCAGGATGTCGGCCATGCAGCCTCCGAGGCGCGGTGCAACGGTAGCCACACCAC
It encodes:
- a CDS encoding circularly permuted type 2 ATP-grasp protein, with the translated sequence MARSFFDEMNDANGVCRAHYQDFSRWLANTPPELLAQRRREADLLFHRAGITFTLYGDEQDTERLIPFDIIPRSIPASEWNVIERGCIQRVNALNMFLADIYHDQRIIKAGIIPADQVLGNEGYQQAMVGLDLHRDIYSHISGVDLVRDGDGTYYVLEDNLRTPSGVSYMLEDRKMMMRLFPEVFAKQRIAPVDHYPNLLLKTLKSSSRLDNPNVVVLTPGRFNSAFFEHAFLAREMGVELVEGADLFVHDLKVFMRTTDGPKAVDVIYRRIDDAFLDPLAFNPDSMLGVPGLVAAYCAGNVVLANAIGTGVADDKSIYPYVPEMIRFYLDEEPILQNVPTFQCRKPDELSHVLAHLPELVVKETQGSGGYGMLVGPASTAAEIEDFRQRIKARPHAYIAQPTLSLSTCPTFVENGIAPRHIDLRPFVLSGKETRLVPGGLTRVALREGSLIVNSSQGGGTKDTWVVEG
- a CDS encoding EAL domain-containing response regulator encodes the protein MASQPATLLIVDDEPQIRKLLETLLQHEGYQTMSAGSGEEALDLIAQRLPDLILLDIMMPGMDGYEVASQLKGDETTASIPIIMLSALSESSARINGLQTGAEEFISKPVERIELWLRVRNLLRLKTHGDQLKDHSLMLEQQLRGQNNETAHMHVHDLTRQDLENALRQAVERQALTLHYQPKVELASGRICALEALLRWDRPGYGAVSPAVFVPILESLGLIVTVGRWVIDSVCQQIATWQRTAIGAVEVSVNVSGHQLIEGDLIADIASALATFGVAPHCLEVELTEGSLMENTQHTIASLQRLRAMGVKISIDDFGTGYSSLAYLRRFPIDTLKIDIAFIREVTSNPQDAAITRTIIELAHSLNLRVVAEGVETQAQLAFLKEAGCDQIQGYLFSRPLPVATLERLLLER
- a CDS encoding response regulator, whose product is MADILIVEDNEANMRLARLLLVNAGHTVLWAADAEIGLTLARERQPALILMDIQLPGMDGLAATALLKHDPLTAHIPVIALTAMAMKEDREKTRLAGCDAYIIKPLRYKELYQVIDTLLQNNITPLT
- a CDS encoding ATP-dependent DNA helicase codes for the protein MTYQVAVRALCEFTAKVGDLDLRFTPSPSAQEGIVGHRTVASRRNTRYQNEVALEGEYRQLKVKGRADGYDPDANRLEEVKTYRGDLDAQPANHRRLHWAQVKVYGWLMCQKLGLGEIDLALVYFDIVGEGETLLSQRFQAAELEAFFNRQCALFLGWAEQEMQHRAARNHAAQTLAFPHADFRPGQRVLAESVYKAVSTGRCLMAQAPTGIGKTIGTIFPLLKALAPQQLDKVFFLTAKTPGRTLALDASEVLFASGPDLQLRVLELVARDKACEHLDKACHGESCPLAKGFYDRLPAARIAAAQVRLLNQRNLRDVALAHAVCPYYLSQEMARWADLVVADYNYYFDFGAMLFGLAQLNQWRVAVLVDEAHNLVERARSMYSASLDQYSLKTLRDSAPEPLKKPLQRLNREWNALHKDQIAPYQAYAARPEKLLQALSLCASAMGDYFNDHPEALAGELQAFYFEALQFAKVAELFNEHFIFDISKRTFSAKRSSSTLCLRNVVPAEFIRPRLTAARSSVLFSATLSPRHYYADLLGLPTDTAWIDVESPFEAEQLRVRIVDEISTRFVHREASLDPIVELIACQFAQQPGNYLAFFSSFDYLQQVAQRLAERHPQIALWLQSRGMAEAERRAFLEQFTEHSQGIGFAVLGGAFGEGIDLPGARLIGAFIATLGLPQLNPVNEQMKQRMGAIFGAGYDYTYLYPGIQKVVQAAGRVIRSQQDKGVVMLIDDRFGEARVRQLLPRWWAIASD
- a CDS encoding alpha-E domain-containing protein, whose amino-acid sequence is MLSRTAADLYWMSRYLERAENLARMLEVSYSLSLMPQAGRNDGLDELAMSLLSSGTLDSYLERHQQLDAERMLHFFALDEENPASIYNCLRAARGNAHAVRGRITADMWENLNATWLEMRSIAAGGLARHGISHFCDWVKQRSHLFRGATSGTIMRNDAYRFIRLGTFVERADNTLRLLDARYEMFGEESEEVSDLSARGYYQWSALLRALSSFEAYTELYPNALNARSVSELLLLRSDVPRSLHACIEELSHILADLPGSYGRTAQRLAAEFEARLRYTGIDEILEDGLHSRLTEFIDTVRELARAIHRSYLEVV